One Argentina anserina chromosome 6, drPotAnse1.1, whole genome shotgun sequence genomic window, AATTACAGTGGGCTGTTACCTCGTGAACATATCATAAGTTTAGCTTCTTCAAGCAATTACAGTTGGAGTCATTATTGGGTCAGTAGGTGGCTCCAACCTATTACATTTCTGTGAGTTAAACATGGAATTATCCAATCTCATAGCTGTGCTAATACCATGACACCTAATCGTAGAGCTTGTACACACATCTGGGGTCACAATTCTGGCGTTGTTTACAAACAGGCCTGATCTTTTAGAATTGCTTATGCTGATGATCTTGGTCGGAATATTTGATGGGACAAGAGTTCCATTTGGTAAATCAACAAAATGGTTGAGGTGCAATGCAGTTGGCATTGAATGGCTGAAGATGAATTCTGGGATATGGCCTGAAGTGATGGCAGCTTCTGATAACTCCTCATCATTGGGCATGAAGAAAGTTATGTCTGAATTCATCAGCGTGTCGGGGATGCTGGTGTTTACGATCCTCAGGAGGAGAACAAACCCGTGGTAAGAGCCCTTCCTCATGTCGGCCATGGCTGCCTGCAGATGAGATTGGTTTAATGGACTTACATGCTTACAATCTCCAACTGCAAACAGTAGAAAAGCAAAGAACCAGAAAGCCATTTGGTACAAATCGGCAGCGCAAGTTTAAGTCATTGAAATAGTAGTCTAATTTATATCTTCAAGTATATATCAACCAAAGAGGACAAATGAAATATTTAGCTGCATGCA contains:
- the LOC126797278 gene encoding uncharacterized protein LOC126797278, whose product is MADMRKGSYHGFVLLLRIVNTSIPDTLMNSDITFFMPNDEELSEAAITSGHIPEFIFSHSMPTALHLNHFVDLPNGTLVPSNIPTKIISISNSKRSGLFVNNARIVTPDVCTSSTIRCHGISTAMRLDNSMFNSQKCNRLEPPTDPIMTPTVIA